A region of Pyxidicoccus parkwaysis DNA encodes the following proteins:
- a CDS encoding trypsin-like serine peptidase has protein sequence MSKQSWHFSFKALALLSAGTVALAGCGGGLESDVSVEALGSTEQRSICGTTTDWSDVEPWAVSRGGAWGAFVLRSQRAVGLVRRRSTGAAQCTGSLIAENLFLTAGHCFTNAADATNYDVVFDFQVDSAGNNRTTTTVQIAEGLELVNSGGVDFAVVRLASAAGSTFGSLSLQNSLPTGTELLGIPQHPSGLRKKYHEGHYAGRLANGQITYTDLDTEGGSSGSPVLGSFGTVVGVHTTGLCTSTGGTNRATSMVDVFANSTVVPALVTFRAGGNSTSQGRITLSSGGQSCTRSGNFDDMKNGCALRLTAGDVVTVSCTTNGQSSRWLDSLWANGATLNFTSSSDTSATATFTYTGTGVQVSCSFTD, from the coding sequence GTGTCCAAGCAGTCCTGGCATTTCTCATTCAAGGCATTGGCGTTGCTGTCCGCCGGTACGGTGGCCCTGGCGGGCTGTGGTGGGGGGCTGGAGTCCGACGTTTCGGTGGAGGCGCTCGGCAGCACGGAGCAGCGCTCCATTTGTGGCACCACGACGGATTGGTCCGACGTGGAGCCCTGGGCGGTCAGCCGGGGTGGTGCGTGGGGGGCCTTCGTACTGCGCAGCCAGCGTGCCGTCGGTCTCGTCCGCAGGCGCTCCACGGGCGCGGCGCAGTGCACCGGCTCGCTCATCGCGGAGAACCTCTTCCTCACCGCGGGGCACTGCTTCACCAACGCCGCGGACGCGACGAACTACGACGTGGTGTTCGACTTCCAGGTGGACAGCGCGGGCAACAACCGCACCACCACCACCGTCCAGATTGCCGAGGGCCTCGAGCTCGTCAACTCCGGGGGCGTCGACTTCGCGGTGGTGCGCCTGGCGAGCGCCGCGGGGAGCACCTTTGGCAGCCTGAGCTTGCAGAACTCGCTGCCCACGGGCACCGAGCTCCTGGGCATTCCCCAGCACCCGTCCGGGCTCAGGAAGAAGTACCACGAGGGCCACTACGCGGGCCGGCTCGCCAACGGGCAGATTACCTATACCGACCTCGACACGGAAGGCGGCTCCTCCGGCTCTCCCGTCCTCGGCTCCTTCGGCACCGTCGTGGGTGTCCACACCACTGGCCTCTGCACCAGCACGGGTGGCACCAACCGGGCCACGTCCATGGTGGACGTCTTCGCCAACTCCACCGTCGTCCCCGCGCTGGTGACGTTCCGGGCGGGAGGCAACTCGACGTCCCAGGGGCGCATTACCCTCAGCAGTGGCGGTCAGTCCTGCACGCGCAGCGGCAACTTCGATGACATGAAGAACGGCTGCGCGCTGAGGCTCACCGCCGGAGATGTCGTCACCGTGAGCTGCACCACCAACGGCCAGTCGAGCCGGTGGCTGGACAGCCTGTGGGCCAATGGCGCCACGCTCAACTTCACCTCGTCGAGCGACACCAGCGCCACCGCCACCTTCACCTATACGGGCACCGGCGTGCAGGTGTCGTGCAGTTTCACGGACTGA
- a CDS encoding HEAT repeat domain-containing protein — MAEVRKIAGGLGALTEIISDRAELAKGAQLFDGKQLSNLSRYENRLFADALGSGASPYKVSLVFGDGREVKGRCSCMAARSRPFCKHAAALLVAWARAPEAFVTTDSAPAGGADGTKKKSVKKGKAETADLMKTGVAQVSTLVRELGLSGVVSLGEDRPEQVRQLGEVLRANGLRRLAARTVEVAGLLDLAVARTGTFEAPVYTDLVADMLLTVRKVEKHLGGEALEDRYVEELIGKTWTKKDRAPVEGLTLVEYSFTTRTTPDNFLVRESRFVDLASGKHYAEKQILPAFLKSVEPKKSHAGLVLEGAKGGQYPGFAPHRLDLDAEMRKLPVDGAALRRLVEVALPDVGAALASFQEHRKDVFAPDLLPVTLKVETLLASGKRSQLVDSGDRGLFLPADAALEEPLAAALEGAKLKVVLGDVGLEAALPTLFPLAVVVETSEGLELRGLGRLEGEAFTSRRRGGSKPAAPVAVPRSGWSDAARAAGASRAAIALAEVRDELAEKFANGLPALSPRAVEPLVARLRELGLEKPAALLDTLAGRADAAEKLDDFIKVYQVLGIALVRLAGAVQVDGGALQPVPTHPSIHVRRPEVPLAPGDALLKRARGELTRYEAAAHAAHYYASMSPDTLLGELYPAWSDGAASTFVARAVSQGGREKALEVAKTALAEHHSRMVRRTAIRVLGMLGGAEARQLLDALTRKGHDAGLRLYAREVLEDVRARETGADAAAVLLKTRKERIHAYAQRALTDSTKEARRSAVDQLESAGLTVALPVLRQVLYGDPSREVRNRAAMALAWLGDSEVLERFVASVEARGGDDEEAKTATYALGVLGDVRGAETLLAAFVDGWKPGVVSESLKTFGLAMLGPAVRLAEVRPEAVERQALRNLFEKFPADALTQALRQRVEASRELPEFLDRCSVYLKLAGENANGAGKRVAAALLDIPAVAGDKTLSRVAKKLLGVKERA, encoded by the coding sequence ATGGCTGAGGTGCGGAAGATTGCAGGGGGACTCGGGGCGCTGACGGAAATCATCAGCGACCGGGCGGAGCTGGCGAAGGGCGCGCAGCTCTTCGACGGCAAGCAGCTCTCCAACCTGTCGCGGTACGAGAATCGCCTGTTCGCGGATGCGCTCGGCTCGGGGGCATCGCCGTACAAGGTGTCGCTGGTGTTCGGCGACGGGCGCGAGGTGAAGGGGCGCTGCTCGTGCATGGCGGCGCGCTCGCGGCCCTTCTGCAAGCACGCGGCGGCGCTGCTGGTGGCGTGGGCTCGGGCGCCGGAGGCGTTCGTCACCACGGACTCGGCGCCCGCGGGTGGCGCCGACGGCACGAAGAAGAAGAGCGTCAAGAAGGGCAAGGCGGAGACGGCCGACTTGATGAAGACCGGCGTGGCGCAGGTGTCCACGCTGGTGCGCGAACTGGGCCTGTCGGGCGTGGTGTCGTTGGGTGAGGACCGGCCGGAGCAGGTGCGGCAGCTCGGCGAGGTGCTGCGGGCCAACGGCCTGCGCCGGCTCGCGGCGCGCACGGTGGAGGTGGCGGGGCTGCTGGACCTCGCGGTGGCGCGCACGGGCACCTTCGAGGCGCCGGTGTACACGGACCTGGTCGCGGACATGCTGCTCACCGTGCGCAAGGTGGAGAAGCACCTGGGCGGCGAGGCGCTGGAGGACCGCTACGTCGAGGAGCTGATTGGCAAGACGTGGACCAAGAAGGACCGCGCGCCGGTAGAGGGACTGACGCTGGTGGAGTACTCCTTCACCACGCGCACCACGCCGGACAACTTCCTCGTGCGCGAGAGCCGCTTCGTGGACCTCGCGTCCGGGAAGCACTACGCGGAGAAGCAGATTCTCCCCGCGTTCCTCAAGAGCGTGGAACCGAAGAAGAGCCACGCGGGGCTCGTGCTGGAGGGAGCGAAGGGCGGACAGTACCCGGGCTTCGCGCCGCACCGGCTGGACCTTGATGCGGAGATGCGCAAGCTGCCGGTGGATGGCGCGGCGCTGCGGCGGCTGGTGGAGGTGGCGCTGCCGGACGTGGGCGCGGCGCTGGCGTCCTTCCAGGAGCACCGCAAGGACGTCTTCGCGCCGGACCTGCTGCCGGTGACGCTGAAGGTGGAGACGCTGCTGGCCAGTGGGAAGCGCTCGCAGTTGGTGGACTCGGGAGACCGGGGCCTGTTTCTCCCGGCGGACGCTGCGCTCGAGGAACCGCTGGCGGCGGCACTTGAGGGCGCGAAGCTGAAGGTGGTGCTGGGCGACGTGGGCCTGGAGGCCGCGCTGCCCACGCTGTTCCCCCTGGCGGTGGTGGTGGAGACGTCCGAGGGACTCGAGCTGCGCGGCCTCGGCCGGCTGGAGGGCGAGGCCTTCACGTCGCGCCGTCGGGGAGGCTCGAAGCCGGCGGCGCCGGTGGCAGTGCCTCGGAGTGGCTGGTCGGACGCAGCGCGGGCAGCGGGTGCCTCGCGCGCGGCGATTGCGCTGGCGGAGGTGCGGGACGAGCTGGCGGAGAAGTTCGCCAACGGCCTGCCCGCGCTGTCTCCGCGCGCGGTGGAGCCGCTGGTGGCACGGCTGCGCGAGCTGGGGCTGGAGAAGCCGGCGGCGCTGCTGGACACGCTGGCCGGAAGGGCCGACGCGGCGGAGAAGCTGGACGACTTCATCAAGGTGTATCAGGTGCTCGGAATCGCCCTGGTGCGGCTGGCGGGCGCGGTGCAGGTGGACGGCGGCGCGCTGCAGCCGGTGCCCACGCACCCGAGCATCCACGTGCGCAGGCCCGAGGTGCCGCTGGCGCCCGGAGACGCGCTGCTGAAGCGGGCACGCGGAGAGCTGACGCGCTACGAGGCGGCGGCGCATGCGGCGCACTACTACGCGAGCATGAGCCCGGACACGCTACTGGGCGAGCTGTACCCGGCCTGGAGCGACGGCGCGGCGAGCACCTTCGTGGCGCGCGCGGTGTCGCAGGGCGGGCGCGAGAAGGCGCTGGAGGTGGCGAAGACGGCGCTCGCCGAGCATCACAGCCGCATGGTGCGCCGCACGGCCATTCGCGTGCTGGGCATGCTGGGCGGCGCGGAGGCGCGGCAGCTTTTGGATGCGCTGACGCGCAAGGGACATGACGCGGGCCTGCGGCTCTACGCGCGCGAGGTGCTGGAGGACGTGCGGGCGCGTGAGACGGGCGCGGACGCGGCGGCGGTGCTGCTGAAGACACGCAAGGAGCGCATCCACGCGTATGCGCAGCGGGCGCTGACGGACTCCACGAAGGAGGCCCGGCGCAGCGCGGTGGACCAACTGGAGAGCGCGGGCCTGACGGTGGCACTGCCGGTGCTGCGCCAGGTGCTCTACGGAGACCCGTCTCGCGAGGTGCGCAACCGCGCGGCCATGGCGCTGGCGTGGCTGGGGGACTCGGAGGTGCTGGAGCGCTTCGTCGCCAGCGTGGAGGCGCGCGGCGGGGACGACGAGGAGGCGAAGACGGCGACGTATGCGCTCGGCGTGCTGGGTGACGTGCGCGGAGCGGAGACGCTGCTGGCGGCCTTCGTGGACGGCTGGAAGCCGGGCGTGGTGTCCGAGTCGCTGAAGACGTTCGGCCTCGCCATGCTGGGCCCGGCGGTGCGACTGGCGGAGGTGCGGCCGGAAGCGGTGGAGCGCCAGGCGCTGCGCAACCTGTTCGAGAAGTTCCCCGCGGACGCGCTGACACAGGCTCTGCGCCAGCGCGTGGAGGCCTCGCGTGAGCTGCCGGAGTTCCTCGACCGGTGCTCGGTGTACCTCAAGCTCGCGGGGGAGAACGCGAATGGCGCCGGGAAGCGGGTGGCAGCGGCGCTGCTCGACATCCCCGCCGTTGCCGGGGACAAGACGCTGTCCCGCGTGGCGAAGAAGCTGCTCGGGGTGAAGGAACGAGCGTGA